In Carya illinoinensis cultivar Pawnee chromosome 6, C.illinoinensisPawnee_v1, whole genome shotgun sequence, a single genomic region encodes these proteins:
- the LOC122313723 gene encoding 3-hydroxy-3-methylglutaryl-coenzyme A reductase 1-like, with the protein MELGRRSSSKALAPVKPMKMEGIVDDILKKDPKDSDALPLPLYLTNGVFFTLFFSVVYFLLTRWREKIRHSTPLHIVDLSEIIAILAFVASFIYLLGFFGIDFVQSILRPSADVWAAEDEDQSIAPKAGAQKLDEEVLLKEDSRKVPCGAALVDCPIPQVVPAVPPPTEEDEEIIKSVVEGKTPSYSLESKLGDCKRAAAIRRESLQRLTGKSLAGLPLENFDYESILGQCCEMPVGYIQIPVGIAGPLLLDGREYMVPMATTEGTLVASTNRGCKAIRLSGGANSVLLRDGMTRAPVVRFATAQRAAQLKFFLEEPANFDTLAMIFNRSSRFARLQSIKCAIAGKNLYMRFSCSTGDAMGMNMVSKGVQNVLDFLQNDFPDMDVIGISGNFCSDKKPAAVNWIEGRGKSVVCEVIISGDVVRKVLKTSVEALVELNMLKNLVGSAMAGALGGFNAQASNIVSAVYLATGQDPAQNVESSHCITMMEAVNDGKDIHVSVTMPSIEVGTVGGGTQLASQSACLNLLGVKGANKEAAGSNARLLATIVAGSVLAAEVSLMSAIAAGHLVKSHMKYNRAATPASKDVPKISS; encoded by the exons ATGGAATTGGGCCGGAGATCTTCGAGCAAGGCGCTGGCGCCGGTTAAACCAATGAAAATGGAAGGAATTGTGGACGATATTTTAAAGAAGGATCCCAAAGATTCGGACGCACTGCCTCTCCCTCTCTACCTCACCAATGGGGTCTTCTTCACACTCTTCTTCTCCGTGGTCTACTTCTTGCTTACCCGTTGGCGTGAAAAGATCCGTCACTCTACCCCTCTCCACATCGTCGATCTCTCCGAGATCATCGCCATCCTCGCTTTTGTTGCCTCCTTCATCTACCTCCTTGGATTCTTCGGAATCGATTTCGTCCAGTCCATTCTTCGCCCTTCGGCCGATGTTTGGGCTGCCGAAGATGAGGACCAGTCTATCGCACCTAAGGCCGGCGCACAAAAGCTTGATGAGGAAGTCCTTCTGAAGGAGGATTCTCGTAAAGTCCCTTGCGGCGCTGCGCTCGTGGACTGTCCGATTCCCCAAGTCGTGCCGGCGGTCCCACCACCAACCGAAGAGGACGAGGAGATCATAAAGTCTGTGGTGGAGGGGAAGACGCCGTCGTACTCGCTGGAATCGAAGCTAGGCGATTGCAAGAGAGCGGCAGCTATCCGGCGCGAGTCGCTGCAGAGGCTGACGGGCAAGTCGCTGGCTGGGCTCCCACTAGAGAACTTCGACTACGAATCCATCTTGGGTCAGTGCTGCGAGATGCCGGTTGGGTACATCCAGATTCCGGTGGGGATAGCGGGGCCGCTTTTGCTGGATGGGAGGGAATATATGGTGCCTATGGCCACCACTGAGGGTACCTTGGTGGCCAGCACCAACAGGGGATGCAAGGCCATCCGCTTGTCCGGCGGCGCAAACAGCGTTTTATTAAGGGACGGCATGACCAGGGCTCCCGTCGTCAGGTTCGCCACCGCCCAGAGAGCGGCCCAGTTGAAGTTTTTTCTGGAGGAACCGGCCAACTTTGACACCTTGGCCATGATCTTCAACAGGTCCAGTAGATTCGCAAGGCTCCAGAGCATCAAATGTGCGATTGCCGGTAAGAACCTCTACATGAGATTTTCATGCAGCACCGGCGACGCTATGGGGATGAACATGGTCTCCAAAGGTGTCCAGAACGTCTTGGATTTCCTCCAGAACGATTTCCCCGACATGGATGTCATTGGCATCTCTGGAAACTTCTGTTCCGACAAGAAGCCAGCTGCAGTGAACTGGATTGAGGGTCGGGGCAAGTCAGTGGTTTGTGAGGTTATCATAAGCGGTGATGTGGTGAGGAAGGTCCTCAAGACCAGCGTGGAAGCCTTGGTGGAGCTCAACATGCTCAAGAACCTTGTTGGTTCCGCCATGGCTGGAGCTCTGGGTGGTTTCAATGCCCAAGCCAGTAACATCGTCTCCGCCGTATACCTAGCCACAGGCCAAGACCCGGCGCAGAATGTCGAGAGTTCTCACTGTATCACCATGATGGAAGCTGTCAATGATGGAAAGGATATTCACGTCTCCGTCACCATGCCCTCTATTGAG GTTGGTACTGTTGGAGGAGGTACCCAACTTGCTTCTCAGTCAGCATGCTTGAACCTGCTTGGAGTGAAGGGTGCAAACAAAGAGGCAGCAGGATCAAACGCAAGGCTGCTGGCCACCATCGTAGCTGGTTCTGTTCTTGCTGCGGAGGTCTCCCTCATGTCTGCTATAGCAGCTGGACATCTTGTCAAGAGCCACATGAAGTACAACAGGGCGGCGACGCCGGCGAGCAAAGACGTTCCCAAGATCTCTTCTTAA
- the LOC122313912 gene encoding AT-rich interactive domain-containing protein 6-like: MDDNMESGKYSGENKDDNLTTRTSTRAEEEEEKEPNPTQVQNVDLKAENNIDGKGVGEFPIENPGPVDSASSTLKATNDDDMAANEVVNGNAGTDVTDVIHSNQLQPASPPSPPKKSMDMELDVQKKQEDIEETDGSDLNPSNRLLPNASRERSVETEAKDDEKGHELNVGMSNMELSPNREIKEQVSKSKLNEGNEVRMKGSEQSFLSALDEGDDSGTEEEQTAFMTAVENFYKERSLEFKPPKFYQKELNLLKLWRAVIKLGGYEQVTSCKLWRQVGQSFNPPKTCTTVSWTFRIFYEKALLEYEKHRMGGGELTESTIVNNQVGASQALGSGRTLRDAAARAIQGWHSRRLFGHGETGNPIVKEKNLSSMPKGDKQLKSIGFLKRKKPSSVERNVQVAHFKVTKPHLETMVVDVGPPADWVKINVQRFNDCFEVYALVPGLLREEVHVQSDPAGCLVISGQPAQLDNPWGVTPFKKVVSFPSRIDPHQTSAVVTLHGQLFVRVPFERSDL, translated from the exons ATGGATGATAACATGGAATCGGGCAAATATTCGGGAGAGAATAAGGATGACAATCTGACGACCCGTACGAGTACACGAgctgaggaagaggaggagaaagAACCAAACCCCACCCAGGTTCAAAACGTGGATTTGAAAGCCGAGAACAACATTGATGGTAAAGGTGTTGGTGAATTCCCAATTGAAAACCCAGGTCCGGTTGATTCTGCTTCTTCGACCCTGAAAGCCACTAACGATGATGATATGGCTGCCAATGAGGTAGTAAATGGCAACGCTGGCACTGATGTTACCGATGTCATCCATTCAAATCAACTACAACCCGcttctcctccttctcctcctaaGAAGTCTATGGATATGGAACTCGACGTTCAAAAGAAACAAGAGGACATCGAAGAAACTGATGGTAGTGATTTAAATCCTTCGAATCGGCTACTTCCCAATGCATCTCGGGAGAGGTCTGTGGAGACGGAGGCCAAAGATGATGAGAAAGGGCATGAATTGAATGTTGGGATGAGCAACATGGAGTTGTCTCCGAATAGAGAGATTAAGGAGCAAGTATCGAAATCCAAGTTGAATGAAGGAAATGAAGTTCGCATGAAGGGGTCAGAGCAGTCATTTCTCTCAGCGCTGGATGAGGGTGACGATTCAGGAACAGAGGAGGAGCAAACGGCATTCATGACGGCGGTAGAGAACTTCTACAAAGAGAGAAGTTTGGAATTCAAGCCCCCAAAGTTCTACCAAAAGGAATTGAATTTGCTCAA GTTATGGAGAGCTGTAATAAAACTTGGCGGCTATGAACAG GTGACTTCATGCAAGTTGTGGAGGCAAGTGGGACAATCATTCAATCCACCAAA GACCTGCACTACTGTTTCTTGGACTTTCCGAATTTTTTATGAGAAG GCACTACTTGAATATGAAAAGCATAGAATGGGTGGTGGTGAGCTCACAGAGTCTACGATAGTAAATAATCAG GTTGGTGCCAGTCAAGCTTTAGGATCAGGTAGGACACTAAGGGATGCTGCAGCTCGTGCGATACAAGGTTGGCACTCTCGACGTCTTTTTGGTCATGGTGAGACTGGCAACCCAATTGTTAAG gagAAGAACTTGAGTTCTATGCCAAAGGGTGACAAACAGCTTAAAAGTATTG GTTTTCTAAAGCGGAAAAAGCCATCTTCTGTTGAGCGTAATGTCCAAGTTGCGCACTTCAAAGTCACAAAGCCACA CTTGGAAACCATGGTCGTTGATGTTGGGCCGCCAGCTGATTGGGTGAAGATCAATGTTCAAAGATTT AATGACTGCTTTGAGGTGTATGCATTAGTTCCTGGGCTTCTGCGTGAGGAG GTGCATGTTCAGTCCGATCCAGCTGGATGCTTGGTTATATCCGGTCAACCAGCGCAACTTGATAATCCTTGGGGAGTAACACCTTTTAAAAAG GTTGTTAGCTTCCCTTCCAGAATTGATCCACATCAAACATCTGCTGTTGTTACCCTGCACGGACAGTTGTTTGTTCGTGTCCCATTTGAACGGTCAGATTTATAG
- the LOC122313913 gene encoding AT-hook motif nuclear-localized protein 25 — translation MSGSEPGPDRYARQLPVPELQLQRSAQPQVADSEKSSEKELRTPAAPTTTSGATSSSTRRPRGRPPGSKNKPKPAIIITRDSPNALRSHVLEVSAGSDIVESVSSYARRRGCGVGVLSASGAVTNVTLRQRSATPSGSVVTLDGRFEILSLTGAALPPPAPLGAGGLTIFLAGRQGQVVGGSVVSPLTASGPVLLMVASFANAVYERLPMGEEESPVPVQVQPANSQSSGVTGIGGSGQLGDHGGSGSSGGGGGTVPFYNLGMSSGNYSFP, via the coding sequence ATGTCCGGCTCAGAACCAGGTCCTGATCGCTATGCCCGGCAGCTCCCGGTGCCGGAGCTCCAGCTGCAAAGATCAGCACAGCCCCAAGTAGCAGATTCAGAAAAGTCTTCTGAGAAGGAGTTAAGAACACCTGCTGCACCCACTACAACTTCAGGAGCAACCTCCTCCAGTACTCGCAGGCCTCGTGGACGTCCTCCAGGCTCGAAGAACAAGCCCAAGCCAGCGATAATCATAACCAGGGACAGTCCAAATGCGCTAAGATCCCATGTACTAGAAGTCTCTGCGGGTTCAGACATAGTTGAGTCGGTGTCAAGCTACGCCCGGCGCCGCGGCTGCGGAGTTGGCGTTCTTAGTGCCAGCGGGGCCGTAACCAATGTTACCTTGCGCCAGCGATCGGCAACTCCATCTGGGAGTGTAGTAACGTTAGATGGGCGGTTCGAGATTCTGTCTCTGACGGGGGCAGCTCTACCGCCACCAGCTCCTCTGGGAGCAGGTGGCTTGACGATATTTTTGGCAGGCAGGCAGGGACAGGTCGTAGGAGGGAGTGTGGTGTCGCCATTGACAGCTTCAGGTCCTGTTCTGCTGATGGTTGCGTCATTTGCGAACGCGGTATATGAAAGGTTGCCAATGGGGGAGGAAGAGTCGCCAGTACCGGTGCAGGTACAGCCGGCAAACTCACAATCTTCGGGAGTGACAGGTATTGGGGGTAGTGGGCAATTGGGTGATCATGGGGGGAGCGGAAGCAGTGGTGGAGGTGGTGGTACTGTTCCTTTTTACAACTTGGGTATGAGCTCGGGAAATTATAGTTTTCCATAA
- the LOC122314005 gene encoding 3-hydroxy-3-methylglutaryl-coenzyme A reductase 1-like: protein MELGRISSSKALAPVKPMKMEGIVDDILKTDPKDSDALPLPLYLTNGVFFTLFFSVVYFLLTRWREKIRHSTPLHIIDLSEIIAILAFVASFIYLLGFFGIDFIQSILRPSADVWAAEDEDQSIAPKAGAQKLDEEVLLKEDSRKIPCGAALVDCPIPQVVPAVPPPTEEDEEIIKSVVEGKTPSYSLESKLGDCKRAAAIRRESLQRLTGKSLAGLPLENFDYESILGQCCEMPVGYIQIPVGIAGPLFLDGREYMVPMATTEGCLVASTNRGCKAIHLSGGANSVLLRDGMTRAPVVRFATAQRAAQLKFFLEEPSNFDTLAMIFDRSSRFARLQSIKCAIAGKNLYMRFSCSTGDAMGMNMVSKGVQNVLDFLQNDFPDMDVIGISGNFCSDKKPAAVNWIEGRGKSVVCEVIISGDVVRKVLKTSVEALVELNMLKNLAGSAMAGALGGFNAQASNIVSAVYLATGQDPAQNVESSHCITMMEAVNDGKDIHVSVTMPSIEVGTVGGGTQLASQSACLNLLGVKGANKEAAGSNARLLATIVAGSVLAAEVSLMSAIAAGHLVQSHMKYNRAATPASKDVPKISS from the exons ATGGAATTGGGCCGGATATCTTCGAGCAAGGCGCTGGCACCGGTTAAACCAATGAAAATGGAAGGAATTGTGGACGATATTTTAAAGACGGATCCCAAAGATTCGGACGCACTGCCTCTCCCTCTCTACCTCACCAATGGGGTCTTCTTCACACTCTTCTTCTCCGTGGTCTACTTCTTGCTTACCCGTTGGCGTGAAAAGATCCGTCACTCTACCCCTCTCCACATCATCGACCTCTCCGAGATCATCGCCATCCTCGCTTTTGTTGCCTCCTTCATCTACCTCCTTGGATTCTTCGGAATCGATTTCATCCAGTCCATTCTTCGCCCTTCGGCCGATGTTTGGGCTGCCGAAGATGAGGACCAGTCTATCGCACCTAAGGCCGGCGCACAAAAGCTTGATGAGGAAGTCCTTCTGAAGGAGGATTCTCGTAAAATCCCTTGCGGCGCTGCGCTCGTGGACTGTCCGATTCCCCAAGTCGTGCCGGCGGTCCCACCACCGACCGAAGAGGACGAGGAGATCATAAAGTCTGTGGTGGAGGGGAAGACGCCGTCGTACTCCCTGGAATCGAAGCTAGGCGATTGCAAGAGGGCGGCAGCCATCCGGCGCGAGTCGCTGCAGAGGCTGACGGGCAAGTCGCTGGCCGGGCTCCCACTAGAGAACTTCGACTACGAATCCATCTTGGGTCAGTGCTGCGAGATGCCGGTTGGGTACATCCAGATTCCTGTGGGGATAGCGGGGCCGCTTTTCCTGGATGGGAGGGAATATATGGTGCCTATGGCCACCACTGAGGGCTGCTTGGTGGCCAGCACCAACAGGGGATGCAAGGCCATCCACTTGTCCGGCGGCGCAAACAGCGTTTTATTAAGGGACGGCATGACCAGGGCTCCCGTCGTCAGGTTCGCCACCGCCCAGAGAGCGGCCCAGTTGAAGTTTTTTCTGGAGGAACCGTCCAACTTTGACACCTTGGCCATGATCTTCGACAGGTCCAGTAGATTCGCAAGGCTCCAGAGCATCAAATGTGCGATTGCCGGGAAGAACCTCTACATGAGATTTTCATGCAGCACCGGCGACGCTATGGGGATGAACATGGTCTCCAAAGGTGTCCAGAACGTCTTGGATTTCCTCCAGAACGATTTCCCCGACATGGATGTCATTGGCATCTCTGGAAACTTCTGTTCCGACAAGAAGCCAGCTGCGGTGAACTGGATTGAGGGTCGGGGCAAGTCAGTGGTTTGTGAGGTTATCATAAGCGGTGATGTGGTGAGGAAGGTCCTCAAGACCAGCGTGGAAGCCTTGGTGGAGCTCAACATGCTCAAGAACCTTGCCGGTTCCGCCATGGCTGGAGCTCTGGGTGGTTTCAATGCCCAAGCCAGTAACATCGTCTCCGCCGTATACCTAGCCACCGGCCAAGACCCGGCGCAGAATGTCGAGAGTTCTCACTGTATCACCATGATGGAAGCTGTCAATGATGGAAAGGATATTCACGTCTCCGTCACCATGCCCTCTATTGAG GTTGGTACTGTTGGAGGAGGTACCCAACTTGCTTCTCAGTCAGCATGCTTGAACCTGCTTGGAGTGAAGGGTGCAAACAAAGAGGCAGCAGGATCAAACGCAAGGCTGCTGGCCACCATCGTAGCTGGTTCTGTTCTTGCTGCGGAGGTCTCCCTCATGTCTGCTATAGCAGCTGGACATCTTGTCCAGAGCCACATGAAGTACAACAGGGCGGCGACGCCGGCGAGCAAAGACGTTCCCAAGATCTCCTCTTAA